Within the Nocardioides humi genome, the region GGCGAGCGGGTGGTGCCGGCACCCGCCGAGGAGGTCCCCCTGGCCCGGCTGTACTCGATGTTCTGATGACCCCGCCCGAGCTCTTCGTCCTGCTGCTCGCCGACGCCCGGCTGCCGGTCGGCGGGCACACCCAGTCCGGCACCCTCGAGGGAGCGCTGGCGCAGGGACTGGGGGCCGCGGACGTGCCCGGCTACCTGCGGACCCGCCTGCTCAGCACGACCCGGGTCGAGGCGGGCACCGCGGTGGTCGCCCGGGCCACGGTCGCCCGCGGCGGAGCGCTCGAGCCGGTCGAGCGCGCCTGGGCGGCCCGCACCGTCGCGCCGGCGCTGCGGGAGGCGTCGCGGGTGCAGGGGCGCGCGCTGCTGCGGCTGGCCCGTCGTACCTGGCCCGAGGCGACCCGTCCGCTCGACGACCTGCCCGCGCCGGGCCGGGCCACCGTCCTCGGCGCCGTCGCCGGCGGGCTCGGGATCAGCGCTCTCTCGCTGGCCCGGCTCGTGGCGTACGACGACGTGCAGACCGTCTGCGCCGCCGCCCTCAAGCTGCTGCCGCTGGACCCGGCGGCCGTGACCGGCTGGGTCGCCGAGGCCCTACCCGGCGTGGCGGAGGTGGCGAGCGCCGTCGCGGACGCGGAGTTGCCGTCCGACATCCCCGCCTGCGCCGCCCCCCAGATCGAGGCGTGGGCACAGGCCCACGCCGTCACCACGAGGAGGTTGTTCCGTGCCTGAGCACACCCACACCCACGCCCCGTCGCGCCCGCTCCGGCTCGGCGTGTGCGGCCCGGTCGGCACCGGCAAGAGCTCGCTGATCGCCCTCCTCTGCCGCGAGCTGGCCGGACGCCTCGAGCTCGCGGTGGTGACCAACGACATCTACACCGACGAGGACGCCCGCTTCCTGCGCTCGGCCGGCGTGCTCGCGCCCGAGCGGATCCGCGCCGTCGAGACCGGGGCCTGCCCGCACACCGCCATCCGCGACGACATCAGCGCCAACCTGATGACCGTCGAGGAGCTCGAGGAGGAGTACCCCGCGCTGGACCTGGTCCTGCTCGAGTCCGGCGGCGACAACCTGACCGCGACCTTCTCCCCCGCGCTCGTCGACGCCCAGGTGTTCGTGCTCGACGTGGCGGGTGGCGGGGACGTCGCCCGCAAGGGCGGCCCGGGCATCGAGCGGGCGGACCTGCTGGTCGTCAACAAGACCGACCTGGCGCCGTACGTCGGCGTGGACGTGCCGCGGATGCTCGCGGACGCCGCCGCGGCGCGCGGGGACCGGCCGGTGATCGGGCTCTCCCGCACGGACCGGTCCAGCATCGACGCGCTCGTGGCGTGGGTCGAGGAGGTCCGGCGCAGCCAGGCCGCCGGCGTCCTCGTGCCGGTGGACCCCGGGCCGATGGCGCGTCACGTCCATGCTCACGAGCACTGAGCGCACCGCCCGGACCAGACTCCGGGTGACCCGGACCGGCACCGGGCGGTGCCGGGTGCGCAGCGCGGTGACCCTCTCGGACCCGGCCGCGTCGTCGCTCCGACCGGTGCTGGTCCACCACGACGCGAGCACGGCACGGGTCTCGCTCGTTCCCGACGGGGCGCTGCTCCTCGCCGGCGACCGCGTGGAGCTCGACCTGGCCGTCGACGCCGGCGCCCGCCTCGACCTGGTCGAGCCGGGCGGCACGGTCGCGTTCGCGATGCGCGGCGGCCGCGCGGCCTGGGACGTGCGGGCGACGCTCGGCCCCGGTGCCGTGCTGGCCTGGGCCGGCGAGCCGTTCGTGGTCGCCGCCGGCGCCGAGGTCGACCGGACCCTGCGCGTGCGGCTCGCCGCCGGCGCCGTGCTCGCGATCCGCGAGTCGCTCGTCCTCGGCCGTCACGGCGAGGGCCCGGGACGGGTACGCCAGCGCACGGAGGTGCTGGCCGGCACGGAGCCCGTGCTCGTCGAGGAGCTCGACCTCGACCCGGCGACGGCGCCGGCCCTGCTCGGCGGCCACCGGGTGCTCAGCTCCGTGCTGGTCGCCGGGGCGCCCGCGCCCGACGGCACCGACGCCGACCGGTACGACCTGGAGGGCGGCGGCACCCTGTGGCGCCGGCTGGGCGCCCAGGCGCACGAGACCGACCTGTCCGCCGTATGGCGGGCCGTGCGCGACGGGACACGCTCTCGATGATTGATGCATCAGGGGTCTGCGCACCCAGGGCACGCACGTCGCCGCGTAGGCGACGCTCGGAAGACGCCGGCGGAGCCCCCCGACGTATCGACGGGGATGACCACTAGTGCACGCGCGCGATCCGCTCCTCCACCCGGAACTCGAGCCCGTCCGCGGCGGCGACGTACACGTCCTGGTCGAGCAGGTTGCCGGCCAGCCGCACCAGGCCGCGCGGGCTCTCGTAGAAGTGGCCGCTGGGCAGCGCCGCCACCGCGTCGACGGTGA harbors:
- a CDS encoding urease accessory protein UreD; its protein translation is MLTSTERTARTRLRVTRTGTGRCRVRSAVTLSDPAASSLRPVLVHHDASTARVSLVPDGALLLAGDRVELDLAVDAGARLDLVEPGGTVAFAMRGGRAAWDVRATLGPGAVLAWAGEPFVVAAGAEVDRTLRVRLAAGAVLAIRESLVLGRHGEGPGRVRQRTEVLAGTEPVLVEELDLDPATAPALLGGHRVLSSVLVAGAPAPDGTDADRYDLEGGGTLWRRLGAQAHETDLSAVWRAVRDGTRSR
- a CDS encoding urease accessory protein UreF; protein product: MTPPELFVLLLADARLPVGGHTQSGTLEGALAQGLGAADVPGYLRTRLLSTTRVEAGTAVVARATVARGGALEPVERAWAARTVAPALREASRVQGRALLRLARRTWPEATRPLDDLPAPGRATVLGAVAGGLGISALSLARLVAYDDVQTVCAAALKLLPLDPAAVTGWVAEALPGVAEVASAVADAELPSDIPACAAPQIEAWAQAHAVTTRRLFRA
- the ureG gene encoding urease accessory protein UreG, encoding MPEHTHTHAPSRPLRLGVCGPVGTGKSSLIALLCRELAGRLELAVVTNDIYTDEDARFLRSAGVLAPERIRAVETGACPHTAIRDDISANLMTVEELEEEYPALDLVLLESGGDNLTATFSPALVDAQVFVLDVAGGGDVARKGGPGIERADLLVVNKTDLAPYVGVDVPRMLADAAAARGDRPVIGLSRTDRSSIDALVAWVEEVRRSQAAGVLVPVDPGPMARHVHAHEH